In one Lycium barbarum isolate Lr01 chromosome 7, ASM1917538v2, whole genome shotgun sequence genomic region, the following are encoded:
- the LOC132602327 gene encoding glycosyltransferase BC10-like: MKHEPQQNQIISAKHFNSQRYIHSLIVYFLFFGSGLVIGISLSFYLKDVPITLKKKLFSVQPSPPLIVPQKSHPPPYPPLSNLPLHQQQQHVPVTNNNDRRVNNIDKKRKRGGGRIGLTDYIKPPETMHDMKDEELIWRASMVPKVRKFPYNRTPKVAFMFLARGSLPLAPLWERFFKGHEGRYSIYIHSQPSFKGDAPEEGPIFHGRRVPSKRVDWGEFSMVDAERRLLANALLDMANERFVLLSEACIPLYNFTTIYNYIMNSTKTFVESYDEWGPVGRGRYNSQMTPWVTIEQWRKGSQWFELDREIAVDVITDQKYFNLFKEFCRPACYSDEHYLPTFVTMRYWWKNGNRTLTWVDWTKGGPHPTKFARTEVTKELLHQMRTGIQCEYNGEPTSMCYLFARKFLPSTLDRLLKFAPKVMMFG; this comes from the exons ATGAAGCATGAACCACAGCAAAATCAGATCATTTCAGCAAAACATTTCAATTCTCAAAGGTACATTCATAGCCTTATTGTCTATTTTCTATTCTTTGGTTCCGGTTTAGTTATAGGAATATCACTAAGCTTTTATCTCAAAGATGTTCCAATCACATTAAAGAAAAAACTATTTTCCGTGCAACCATCACCTCCACTTATAGTACCACAAAAATCACATCCTCCTCCATATCCTCCATTGAGTAATTTGCCTTTGCATCAGCAACAACAACACGTGCCAGTGACTAATAATAATGATCGTCGTGTCAACAATATTGATAAAAAGAGGAAAAGGGGTGGTGGTAGAATAGGATTAACAGATTATATTAAGCCTCCAGAAACCATGCATGACATGAAAGATGAAGAATTAATATGGAGAGCTTCAATGGTTCCTAAAGTTAGGAAATTCCCATATAATCGTACCCCAAAAGTTGCATTTATGTTTCTAGCAAGAGGAAGTTTGCCATTGGCTCCACTTTGGGAAAGATTTTTTAAAGGACATGAAGGGCGTTACTCTATTTATATTCATTCTCAACCATCTTTCAAAGGAGATGCACCTGAAGAAGGACCAATTTTTCATGGTCGAAGAGTACCAAGTAAG AGAGTAGATTGGGGAGAATTCAGCATGGTTGACGCAGAACGGAGGTTACTAGCCAACGCCTTACTTGACATGGCAAATGAGCGTTTTGTGCTTCTTTCCGAGGCTTGCATTCCTTTATATAATTTTACAACCATCTACAACTACATCATGAACTCCACGAAAACCTTCGTGGAGTCCTATGATGAATGGGGCCCCGTTGGACGGGGTCGCTATAATAGCCAAATGACACCATGGGTGACAATCGAGCAATGGCGAAAAGGGTCCCAGTGGTTTGAGCTTGACCGGGAGATCGCCGTGGACGTGATCACGGATCAAAAGTATTTCAATTTATTCAAAGAATTTTGCAGGCCAGCATGTTATTCTGATGAGCATTACTTGCCAACTTTTGTCACCATGAGGTATTGGTGGAAAAATGGTAATAGAACGTTGACTTGGGTTGACTGGACAAAAGGTGGACCGCATCCCACGAAGTTTGCTAGGACTGAGGTGACAAAAGAGTTGTTACACCAAATGAGAACAGGAATTCAGTGTGAGTATAACGGAGAACCTACAAGTATGTGTTACCTTTTTGCAAGAAAGTTCTTGCCTAGCACATTGGATAGGCTTTTGAAGTTTGCTCCTAAGGTCATGATGTTCGGTTGA
- the LOC132603562 gene encoding protein SAR DEFICIENT 1-like, whose protein sequence is MAAKRFFDDSADPDSNQSNYKRIRKTPSFASVIKEVVMVNFLDNFCSALEPMLRRVVHEEVENGLRLCSRSIGRSPSLRIKALEPSNLRLIFNKKLSLPIFTNSKIVDSHGHSLQLLLVDAAGDCLVPTTLASPIKIEIVVLDGDFPSGENEASWTHEVFNKNIVKERAGKRPLLTGELNITMRDGVASLGDLEFTDNSSWIRSRRFRIGAKVVHIGNGQNNTVRIMEAMTDSFVVKDHRGELYKKHYPPALGDDVWRLEKIGKDGTFHKKLTSQGIKTVQDFLKLANIDSEKIRRILGNGMSEKMWEVTYRHAKTCEMGTKSYIARGANYTLILNPICQVIRATINGQICHSRELRGIQRAYIEKLVKDAFTNWNSLEEVDGSLINEPALLTQGEPAVHHLNAYPRSALLTAAGGSDQAVEYPDWIFNGVRYISESSSGGELHYL, encoded by the exons ATGGCAGCTAAAAGATTCTTTGATGACTCTGCTGATCCTGACTCCAACCAATCAAATTACAAACGCATAAGAAAAACACCTTCTTTTGCTTC TGTGATTAAAGAAGTTGTGATGGTGAATTTCTTGGATAACTTCTGTTCAGCCTTGGAACCCATGCTCCGAAGAGTG GTTCACGAAGAGGTGGAAAATGGACTTAGACTATGTTCTCGATCAATAGGAAGATCACCTTCATTAAGAATCAAAGCTCTTGAACCCTCAAACCTACGTTTAATATTCAACAAAAAACTCTCTCTACCAATTTTCACCAACAGCAAGATTGTGGATTCACATGGCCACTCTCTCCAACTCCTCCTCGTTGACGCGGCCGGTGATTGCCTGGTCCCGACAACCTTAGCTTCTCCAATTAAAATCGAGATTGTCGTGCTTGACGGAGACTTTCCTAGTGGAGAAAATGAAGCAAGTTGGACACATGAAGTGTTCAATAAGAACATAGTTAAGGAAAGGGCTGGAAAAAGACCATTGCTTACCGGTGAACTTAATATTACTATGAGAGATGGTGTTGCTTCCCTTGGTGATCTTGAATTTACTGACAATTCTAGTTGGATACGTAGCCGGAGATTTCGGATTGGTGCAAAAGTGGTTCACATTGGAAATGGTCAAAATAATACTGTTCGAATAATGGAAGCTATGACTGATTCTTTTGTGGTTAAAGATCACCGTGGAGAAT TGTATAAGAAACATTATCCACCAGCATTAGGAGATGATGTGTGGCGTCTTGAAAAGATTGGTAAAGATGGAACTTTTCACAAGAAGCTAACTTCACAAGGCATCAAGACGGTACAAGATTTTCTCAAGTTGGCAAATATTGACTCAGAAAAGATAAGAAGG ATACTTGGAAACGGAATGTCGGAAAAAATGTGGGAAGTAACATATAGACATGCAAAAACTTGTGAGATGGGCACGAAATCATACATAGCACGAGGAGCAAACTACACTCTCATCCTCAATCCAATATGTCAAGTTATTAGGGCAACTATTAATGGGCAAATTTGCCACAGTAGAGAATTAAGAGGAATTCAAAGG GCCTATATTGAGAAGTTGGTGAAGGATGCCTTCACAAATTGGAATTCTTTAGAAGAAGTTGATGGTAGCCTGATCAATGAACCAGCTCTACTTACTCAAG GAGAACCAGCAGTGCATCATCTAAATGCCTATCCTAGGAGTGCACTTTTGACTGCAGCAGGTGGATCTGATCAAGCAGTTGAGTACCCTGACTGGATTTTTAATGGAGTTCGTTATATCTCAGAATCTTCTTCTGGAGGGGAATTACATTACTTATGA